ATGCTTGAATCAGAACACTCCGTAATTGCCAATCTGTCTAAGGAAGAGATCAGTGCAATAGCAGCAAGTAAGTTTATAGCTGGTAAGTTAGAGGTAGAGACCGGAAGTCCTCTTTTATTCAGAAAAAGATTTGTTTATGACCAGGGTGACCGCCCAATGGAATATAATCTGGGTTATTATAGAGCTGAAAGCTTTATTTATACTGTAGAAAGCCGTAGAAACAGATAATTAGCATTGATTTCCCCTCTTTAAAGCTAACGAAACTCCAAATATTCAAGAGAATAAAAAAAGGTCTTTGAATATTTAAGTGAAATGTCATATGTTTGGACATTATAACATATAACTAACCAAACACAATGACTGCTGACACTATGAACGGAGTAAAAGCTGATATCAATTCTCTGAGAAATACTACGCAATTTATTATTCCGGAAAAAAAAACAATCCATCAGGGTTATGATATCTATCCTGCTTTCAAAATTGAAGGGCCTATCTATAATGATTTCGCCAGTTTATCAGAATGGATCATCAATCAGAAAAAAAACATTGTTATTGATGGTTATTCAGGCGTGTACTGGGAACAGTTTAGAATGGAACTCAATCAGCAGCTCATTGAAAATGGAAAGACAGTACACTGGATAAATATTGATACTGCCCTAAAAACACCTGAAATTATTGACCGGTTAATAGCTGACAATCTTCAGCTGAATGACCCAGTATTTGGTAAACAGTATGAAGGAGATCTCGCAGACTTCTTTGACACTGAAAAACTTGGATTAATCAGCCCGATCAATGATGAACTGACGATTATTTATGGTTGCGGAGCTGCACTGGTCAATCTGGATGCAAAGGTTATTTATATTGATGTGCCTAAAAATGAGATACAGTTTCGTTCAAGAGCTGGTCATATTTTCAATCTGGGTGCTGCCACGACTACCGACCCAAAAATACAGTATAAACGCTTTTATTTTATCGACTGGCCTGTTTTAAATAAACATAAACAACAATTACTGGCCAGTATTGACATTATTGTCGATGAACAAAGGATCAAAGCAATATCCTGGATGAATGGAACAGATTTTCGCAGTGGACTTGCCCGGATGTCTGTACACGCCTTCAGGGCAAGACCCTGGTTTGAGCCTGGTGTATGGGGTGGCCAGTGGATCCGGGAAAATATAAATGGCCTGAATCAGGAAGTTATAAATTATGCCTGGTCATTTGAACTGATTGCCCCTGAAAATGGTATTATTATGGAAAATGAAGGCAGGCTGCTGGAAGTTTCATTTGACATGCTTCTTTTCCATAATAACAAAGCTATTTTAGGCAAAGCAGCCGAACGCTTTGGTTATAATTTCCCTATTCGTTTTGATTTTCTTGATACGATGGACGGAGATAATCTGTCTCTGCAATGCCACCCCTCTGTCGCTTATACCAAAGAACATTTTGGAGAAAATTTCACGCAGGATGAGACCTATTATATCCTGGATCATCATCAGGATGCTAAAGTCTATCTGGGTTTTCAGGAAAACATTAACCAGGAGGAATTCAGAACAGTGCTGGAAAACAGCTTCAAACACCATAACCAGGTAAACGTAACAGATTATGTACAGACATTTGATTCTCAAAAACATGAGCTTTTTTTGATTCCAAATGGTACGGTTCACAGTTCGGGAAAAAACAATCTGGTACTGGAAATCAGTGCCACTCCCTATATATTCACTTTTAAAATGTATGACTGGCTGCGTCCTGATCTGAATGGAAAACCACGTCCATTAAATATTGACCGTGCT
This portion of the Pedobacter lusitanus genome encodes:
- a CDS encoding class I mannose-6-phosphate isomerase, whose product is MTADTMNGVKADINSLRNTTQFIIPEKKTIHQGYDIYPAFKIEGPIYNDFASLSEWIINQKKNIVIDGYSGVYWEQFRMELNQQLIENGKTVHWINIDTALKTPEIIDRLIADNLQLNDPVFGKQYEGDLADFFDTEKLGLISPINDELTIIYGCGAALVNLDAKVIYIDVPKNEIQFRSRAGHIFNLGAATTTDPKIQYKRFYFIDWPVLNKHKQQLLASIDIIVDEQRIKAISWMNGTDFRSGLARMSVHAFRARPWFEPGVWGGQWIRENINGLNQEVINYAWSFELIAPENGIIMENEGRLLEVSFDMLLFHNNKAILGKAAERFGYNFPIRFDFLDTMDGDNLSLQCHPSVAYTKEHFGENFTQDETYYILDHHQDAKVYLGFQENINQEEFRTVLENSFKHHNQVNVTDYVQTFDSQKHELFLIPNGTVHSSGKNNLVLEISATPYIFTFKMYDWLRPDLNGKPRPLNIDRAFANLNFERKGQIVSDTLIAKQTVLLQDDDWQIVNLATHPDHFYAVRRFEFDSTIKAHTEGQCHILSLVEGESIIVKTGNSEQEIHYAETFIIPADAVHYELINKGKNRAKVITAFVKEECC